Below is a genomic region from Telmatobacter sp. DSM 110680.
TCTCAAGGGCACGCTGGATCACGCCATGAAGGCCCTCTTCGGATCGTCAGTCAAAACGCGCTTCTTCCCATCATTCTTTCCGTTCACCGAACCCTCCGCAGACGTGCAGATCAGTTGTATCTTCTGTGGCGGCAAAGGCTGCCGCAAGTGCAAGCACTCAGGCTGGATAGAACTGCTCGGCTGCGGCATGGTTGACCCCGCTGTGTTTGCCTTCGCGGCGGAAAAACAACCCGCCTACGATCCCAAAAAGATCAGCGGCTTCGCATTCGGCATGGGCGTCGAGCGCATCGCCATGATGAAGTACGGCATCAGCGACATCGGTCAGCTCTACGCGGGAGATATGCGTTTTCTGGGGCAGTTCGCATGAAGATTTTGACTAAGTGGCTTCGCAATTATTTACCCGAGCTTCCTGTGTCCGACACCCAGCTCGCTGAAGATCTCACTCTCCGCGGTATCGCCGTAGAAGGCATCTTCGACCTCGGCGCGAACAATGGCTCACTCTTCGAGATGGACATCACTACCAACCGCGTCGATGCCATGAACCACTACGGGATCGCACGCGAAGCCGCGACGATTTATGGCGTAGCACTTAAGCAGCTTGATGTGACGTTGCCTGAACACACTCCATCCACCAATTCGTTTCCCGTCAAGATCGAAGCCGAAGATGCCTGTGGCCGTTTTACCGCGCGCGTCCTCCGCAACATCACCATCGGCAACTCGCGCGACTGGTTCTCCGGCGCAGAAGTCTCAACATACTTCGGTCTCCTTGAACAGAAGCAGATATCCAACGCTGTCGACGCCACCAACTTTGCATGGCTCGCGATGGGCCAACCCACGCACGCGTTCGACCTCGACAAAATCGAAGGCGGCATCATCGTCCGCCGTGCCCGTAAAGGCGAAAAGCTCAAAACCCTCGACGGCATCGAGCGCACGCTTGATCTCGAAGACCTTGTGGTCGCCGATCACGCAAAACCTCTCGGCCTTGCAGGCGTCATGGGCGGCTGGGACACGATGATTACGCCTGAAACGAAGAATGTTCTCGTTGAGGCCGCGTGGTTCGAGCCCATGGCCGTGCGTCGCACTGCACGCCGTCACGGATTGCACACCGACGCCAGCCATCGTTTCGAACGTGGCGCCGACTTCAACGCCGGGCCGGTCGCGTCCGTCATCGTCAGCCGTATTCTGCTCGCCAACGGCGGCCACATCGAAGGTGATCTCGTCGATGTTCGCGTCCCTGCATGGGAATCCCGCACAGCCAACCGTCAGCCCATCACGCTGGCACTCAGCGAAGTCCATCGCATCCTCGGCACGACAGAAAACAAGGAAGGCATCACCGCGTCCTTCGTTGAATTCACTCTTACCGGTCTCGGCTGCACCCTGACCTCAACCTCCTCACAGGCCCCCGCGTGGCGGGTCAGCCTTCCCAGTTGGCGCCTAGATCTCGAACGCGAAATCGACCTCATTGAAGAAGTCGCCCGCGTGTATGGCTACAACCGTTTCGCCAACACTCTCCCCGCATTCGGCGAGGGCGTCGAAGCCTTGCCGTGGGCCGAAGCCGAATCAGAAGTCCGCCGCACTCTACTAGCCGCCGGATTCCACGAGGCCATCGCCAGCACCTTCTGCTCCGCTCAGGAAGCGGCGCTCACCGCACCCATACCCGGCCAGATCGTTCCGATCGGCAACCCACTCAGCGACGAAGCCGGCGTACTCCGTCCGTCCCTGCTTCCGGGCACTCTCTCAGCGGTCGCTGCAAATCTCCACCGCGATGTCAGCGACGTGCGTATCTACGAAATCGGCACGGTCTTCACCGGCACCACAGAAAAAGTAGAAGAGCGCCCCGCTTTGGCATTTGCCGCTGCTGGAGCTCTTCCAGACCAAAGCGCTCTCCATCCCGGCCGAGCCATCGAATTCCACGATCTCAAAGGCATCGTCGAACAAGTTCTCGCGCGCTTTCAAATGCGCACCGTCTACTTCGACCGCTTCCCCGCAGATTCCGGCCTCGCACCCGCATGGCTGCATCCCTATCGTTCCGCGCGCGTGGTTGTGGAGGGCCTCACCGCTGGCTGGTTCGGTCAGCTGCATCCGGCCCAGGCTGCCGCCCGCAAAATCAAGGACACTGTCATCGTCGGCGAACTGTATCTCGACCGCCTCTACAAGTTGCCGCTGCGCAAACCCTCAGCGCGCGACATCTCTCGATTCCAGCCCGTACGGCGCGATTTCTCCCTGGTTCTAGATCAAAGCATCGCGTGGGAAAAAATAGACCAGGCGCTCGCGTCTCTCCAGATTCCCGAACTCGTGGACTGGCGCGCCCGCGAAGTTTTTCGCGATGCCCGCCTCGGTGCGCACGATTATGCACTCCTCGTCAGCGCCACCTTCCAGGCTCCAGACCGCACTCTGCGCGAAGAGGAACTTCAATCATTCCAATCGCGAGTTGTCGAAGCCGTTAACAATGCCGGTGCGCGCCTCCGAACCTGACCCGTGTCGGGGTAGTTTCTTCGCAGTTTCCCTCAGCTTCCGCCGCTCGCTCGTGGAGCTATACTTCCCGAATACAGCGCAATTGCGCGGAGGTTATTTTTCATGTCGCCATCATCCCTGGAATCCCAGATCGCGGAACACCCCGAAACCGAGCACTCTGAATTGCACGACCACGATTCATCCGCGAACCTTGCCCTCAGCAGCAGCGATTTTTCTGCTTTGGAAGAGCGCGTAGCCCGCACCGTCAATCTCGTGAAGTCAGAGCGTCACGCTCGCGCCGCTGCCGAGCAGCATGCAGAATCTCTCCACGCGCAACTCAGCGAACAGCAAACAATTGTCAAAAATCTGCAGGAAGAAATCCGCGCCCTCAACGCTGAGCGCGAACAGGTTCGCCAGCGCGTTGATCGCCTGCTTTCACAACTCGACGCACTTGAAGTGTGAGGTCTTCAATGGCCAAGGAAATTCAGCCCGGCACTCCCGGTTACACCACCGTCAGCATCTACGACCAGATGTATCACCTGCGCGGTCAAAACCCCGACCACATCCGCCAACTCGCGGATCTGGTAGACAGCAAAATGCGGGCCGTGGCCGCGCACGGTCGTACCGTCGACTCGCTGCGCGTTGCCGTCTTGGCCGCCCTCAACCTGGCCGATGAGGTTTCGCAAATCTCCGGTGTCGATGCGCATGAGGGCCGGGCGCGGGCCGCTCATCTGCGCGAGATGCTCGATGAGGTCCTCGAAGACGAGCGCAAAATCGGCTAATAGCTAGCGTCGGTACTCGAATTAATCGAAACATACCGGGGACCATTCCACTGATTCGCTGATTGCTCACGCGAAATACCCTACCTCACTCGGATGGCACAGATCCGCCATCCCATTTCGCTTAATCCTGCGGTAAACTTGCTCCCATCCTGCCGTTCACACTCGCTCAGGGGGAGCACCCATGTTCGGTGTTTCGACTCGTCTTTCCGTCTCGCCCAGTCTTCTCGCCGTCGCTCTGCTTGGCACGTTTGCCAACCTCTACGCACTCGACGCTGCCAAACCGGATGCCCCCAAGCCCGGCATGCCCACCGACCCCAAAGCCATGAAGACCTACAAGGATG
It encodes:
- the pheT gene encoding phenylalanine--tRNA ligase subunit beta, which codes for MKILTKWLRNYLPELPVSDTQLAEDLTLRGIAVEGIFDLGANNGSLFEMDITTNRVDAMNHYGIAREAATIYGVALKQLDVTLPEHTPSTNSFPVKIEAEDACGRFTARVLRNITIGNSRDWFSGAEVSTYFGLLEQKQISNAVDATNFAWLAMGQPTHAFDLDKIEGGIIVRRARKGEKLKTLDGIERTLDLEDLVVADHAKPLGLAGVMGGWDTMITPETKNVLVEAAWFEPMAVRRTARRHGLHTDASHRFERGADFNAGPVASVIVSRILLANGGHIEGDLVDVRVPAWESRTANRQPITLALSEVHRILGTTENKEGITASFVEFTLTGLGCTLTSTSSQAPAWRVSLPSWRLDLEREIDLIEEVARVYGYNRFANTLPAFGEGVEALPWAEAESEVRRTLLAAGFHEAIASTFCSAQEAALTAPIPGQIVPIGNPLSDEAGVLRPSLLPGTLSAVAANLHRDVSDVRIYEIGTVFTGTTEKVEERPALAFAAAGALPDQSALHPGRAIEFHDLKGIVEQVLARFQMRTVYFDRFPADSGLAPAWLHPYRSARVVVEGLTAGWFGQLHPAQAAARKIKDTVIVGELYLDRLYKLPLRKPSARDISRFQPVRRDFSLVLDQSIAWEKIDQALASLQIPELVDWRAREVFRDARLGAHDYALLVSATFQAPDRTLREEELQSFQSRVVEAVNNAGARLRT
- a CDS encoding cell division protein ZapA; the encoded protein is MAKEIQPGTPGYTTVSIYDQMYHLRGQNPDHIRQLADLVDSKMRAVAAHGRTVDSLRVAVLAALNLADEVSQISGVDAHEGRARAAHLREMLDEVLEDERKIG